The nucleotide sequence CTGATTTGTCCAAACAGCAACAATACATGTGGCCGGATCTGCTGGAATcttggtttttaattttttttaatcctttCGTTAAGAGGATTTAATCCAAACATACCCAACGTCTACACACAAGCTCGAAGTGAAACCCTAATCCAGCGGCTCACATTAAAAGATCCGTGTACAGTATAAGTGAATATCCAGTGGTCAGAATCACTGCAGTTCTCGGAGGTTTGAGGCGTTGAATATGGGGTGAAGGCAGATTTGGCAGGAGGTTGGATTGATATGTGCAACTTAGAGTGTATAAATCTCTACACTGGATAGAAAGACAAGGGTGTAAtgtgcacagagagagagagagagagagagagagtacagtttattctgatttattattatatttttatatgtattttttatttatttgctttttatacTATTTTGCTGTTtactattgtttttaaatatatgcaggttctttttaatgtaaactttataaatgctttggcaatacattttaACCTTTgttatgccaataaagcaataattgaattaaactgaactcaattgagtttaattgaattgaatttaactgaatttaattgaattaagccaaattaaattgaattgagttGTGTTGTTGAGATTAGTTGAGTTAAATTATATTGAATGGGATTGTgtggaattgaattgaattgaattgagttgagttCAAACGAATTGAATTGACTTAAACTGAATTGAGCTGAATTAaacttaattgaattgaattgagttgtGTTGTGATGTTGAGTTAAACTGAATTGTATTGAATGGAATTGTgttgatttgaattgaattgaactaaactgaattgagctgaattaaactgaattgaGTGGAATTGAGTTGTGTTGTTGAGTTGtgatgtgttgtgttttgttgagTTAAGTTAAGTTGAATTGAGTTTaattgaattgagttgagttgaattgaactgggcgatgcagtggcgcattaggtagtgctgtcacctcacagcaaggaggtcgctgggtcgctggtttaagcctctgcgtttctgtgtggagtttgcatgttctacctgcgtttgcgtgggtttcctctgggtgctccggtttaaagacatgcggtacaggtgaattgggtaggctaaattgtccatagtgtatgagtgtgtgtaacaGCCCGGTTGGAGAAATAAAGGATTAAACTCATGCACTGATGTTGCACTGTCCTCCTTTGTGCCTTTATTGTTGCATTTGCCGTCCTTAAAGACTGTACAACACCGTAAGAGCTAAGAACAGatgaataaacacaaatagaaaaaatgtaatgaataataattcacataataagacaaaacaataaacttaGTGACAATATTATAAAGTATCTTCAAATATATGACTAATTTTACGATAAAATAGCAATTTAAATTATTAGCAAGCCAACAGATGCATCAAATTTTAGCAATATGTATAAAAATGTCCTCATCTACCTTGTTCTCCCTTCCAACCAGGTGTTCAAACAATAAAGatgaacagaacaaaaaacaaactcaaatatgCATTAAATCTCTCTTAAATCAGTCCTTAAATGTAACATTAGCTCCGTGCTTTCTCTGTGCAAGCGATCGCTCTCTCCCTCGTGCTAGGCGCGCTTCTCCGATCTCCCTGCTTCCGTGATCTGCGCGCGCTCGCGCACCTGACCACTTCCGGCAAGCCGCGCGTCAAAATAAGGGCCTCTATAGGCTAAATAACTTAGTGCAAAGCGGagttcaaataaataacaaaaacacaacaacttTTAAAGAAATAGAGAAGTAATTAAAAGCAGCATAAATAATTAACACTGAAACCTAACTTAAATAACTTGGGGTTATTTACACTCCCACCAATCATGAGTGATTATGAATTTTAACCTTTTAATCACGaatgattttaaatgaattataattacTACTACTATAACCATTTAAGACTATGTAAACAACACTAAAACATATATTACTATGAACTGTTTACTCAAAGGATATGTCAGTATGTTCAGGCTGCCTCCATCAGCAGGACCAACTTCTGCACTGGACGTTCCACCACAGATGGTTTATGTGGACGTTTACCATCCTTCCCCAGATTTCTGTCTCCGAACTGTATTTTCACTCTTCTCACCAATCCGTCCTTGTCAGTGACTGCCTCAATAATCCTTGCCAAGCGCCACTCATTCCTAGGCAGATCCACTGCCCTCTCCAAGACAATATCTCCTACTTGCATGTTCCTTCTTGGTGTATGCCAGCACTGTCTTGTTGTGATGTTAGACACATACTCCTTATGCCAACGTCCCCAGAATTGTTCCGCTAAGTATTGGACATGCCGCCATCTCTTACGGGCATACACATCTTCCCTGACAAATTTGCCAGGAGGTGGTAGGGCTTGAGTAGGTTTTAGAGTGAGGAGGTGATTAGGGGTTAGAGGTTCAGGGCTACTTGGGTCAGTTAGACTATCAACCGTGAGCGGACGACTGTTTACAATGGACATGGCCTCGTAAAAGAACGTTCGCAGAGAAGAGTCATCGAGCCTTCCAGATGACTGTGACAGGGTGGAGCGAAGAACACTTCTGACAGTTCTAATCTGTCTTTCCCAAACTCTGCCAGTGTGGCTTGAATGAGGTGCATTAAAAACAAAGTCACACTGTTTTTCCGCTAAGAATGTTACCAGACGGTTGGTGTCAATCTCCTCCATAGCTTTGGTGAGCTCATTCCTGGCTCCAATGAAATTACTGCCTTGATCACACCTTATATGATGGACTGCTCCTCTGATAGCGATGAAACAACGCAGGCCATTGATAAAGGCATCTGTGGACATGTCATCCAGCATCTCAATATGGATGGCTCTGCAACAGAAACAGGTAAAGAGAAGTCCATACCTCTTGTTTGACTTGCGACCTTTGCTGGTGATGAATGGACCGAAAACATCCATCCCGCTGTATGTGAATGGAGGGGATGGCTCTATGCGCTCTGAGGGTAAGTTAGCCATTTTTTGCTCTTCCGTAGGTCCACGTAATTTGCGACATCTCACACATTGTCGTACAAAGGAAGCTACAGTCCTGTTAACTCCCGTAATCCAGAATCCTCTTGATCTGATTTCATTTATAGTCATTCCCTTTCCTTGATGAGCCATCTTCTCATGACAATCAGCAATCAGGAGTTTTGTAAGTTGGTGCTCCTTCGGAAGTATCACTGGATACTTGACAGCATTAGGGATAGATGCCTCACAAAGTCTCCCTCCCACCTTCAGCAATCCATCTTGGTCGACAAAGGTGTCAAGATTGTATAGTCTGTTGCTGCGAGGTAGTCGTTTGCCCTTACGGAGTAAAGTTATCTCCTCTGCATATGTCTGCTTCTGTAAGTCCTTGATTATGATACACTGTGCATCGTTCCGTTCCGCCAATGTACTGTGATTATGTGACTTGTCTTTCCTGACACGACGTATTAAACGTGCAACAGCTTGGATAGCTTTGGACCATGAGGACAACTTGGTGAGACGGTCTGACAAACATGAATACTGTACAGTTTGCGTGTTGAGTGACTGAACCTTCTTGACTTCAGGGTCGCCAATTGGAAGCTGCTTGCTGATTTCCATAGGTGCAGGTATTTGCTTTTCCCATAAAACTTTAGGTCCTCTAAACCAGTTGGAAGTGACAAGATTGTTGACACTTAGACCACGCGATGCGTAATCGGCTGGATTTTCATCTGAGCAAATGTACCGCCACTGTTGAGGAGTTGTGGTGCGGTGAATCCTTTGTACTCTATTTGCCACAAACGTGTGGAAACGGCGGGCTTCATTGTTTATGTAGCCTAACACCACTTGTGAGTCAGTCCAGAAAAACGCTTCTGCATCTGCCAGGTTCATTTCCTCCTTCAACATGTCATTCACTGCAACTGACACCACTGCGGCAGCCAATTCTAGCCGAGGAATTGTTGTGATCTTGAGTGGGGCCACTCTAGATTTTGCCATGAGCAACGAACAACTGATGTCACCTTGCTCGTTCTCGAGTCTGAGATATGAACACTGACCATATCCACTCATGCTGGCGTCTGAGAAGTGGTGAATCTCTCTCCTTATGATTCTCCCAAAGCCAGAAGGCACAATACAACGAGGCACTTCAATCTTTTCTAGGTTAACTAGATCTGCCTTCCAGTGTTCCCATGCTGATTGTAGATCAGCGGGTAAGTTATCATCCCAACCCATACCACTTCGGCACATTTCTTGCAGAATGGTCTTTCCTTTGAGTACAAAGGGGGCAAGAAAGCCTAAGGGATCAAACAATGAGGCCACTATAGACAGTATCCCTCTACGGGTTGCTGGTTGGTCCTTAACAGTGATACGGAATTTGAAATTGTCTTGTTCCAGACTCCAGTAAATGCCCAAAGCTCTTTCCAAAGGCTGATCAGTGAGAGCAAGATCGACAGCTGTAACATCTACCGCACACTCTGAGGGTGGTATTGTCTTCAAGACTTCCTTGTCATTAGACACAAACTTGTGAAGCCTTAAGCTTCCCAGTGCACAAAGCTGACGAGCTTCTTCAGCCAATTTGATGGCCTTCTCTGTGCTTTCAATGCTGGAAACTCCATCATCCATGTAGAAATCTTGCATAATAAATTGCGAGCCCAGAGGATACAGACGTTCACCTTCTCTTGCAAGATGCTTCAGCCCATAGTTAGCGCATCCAGGGGACGATGAGGCTCCAAACAAATGCACTGTCATGCGGAAGGTTTGAGGCTGTGAATTGAAATCTCCATTTCTCCACCATAGAAATCGTAAATAATCACGATCCGCATGGTCTACATGAAATTGGTGGAACATTTTCTCCACGTCACACATTAGGGCTACAGGGTACTGTCTGAACCTCAAAAGGATGCCAGTTAAGCTGTTCATCAGATCTGGGCCAGTTAGAAGATGGTCGTTCAAGCTAGTTCCCTTGTATCTGGCTGAACAGTCAAAAACTATACGCAATTTCCCTGGCTTTTTCGAGTGGTACACTCCGTGATGTGGTATGTACCACCTTTCTCCTTCTCGTCCTTCCTCAAACACCTGTTCTGCATTACCCTTCTCTATTACTTCCTCCATGAATGTTACATAATGCTCTCTGTACTCCTGATCTCTCATTAATCTCCTCTTCAAATGTTGAAGTCTTATGACAGCTAGAGGTTTGTTATCTGGAAGATATGGTCTTTTCCTGAATGGCAGGGGCATTTCCAGATGACTATCCTTGTTCAATCTGATATTCTCTTCCAGCTTTCTCAGAAACATGATGTCCTCCTGAGACGTCACTTTTGTGTGCCCTTCTGTGTCCTTGAAATCAGATTCCAGCACTTTTATCACATCTGTGGGAGTTACTGCAGGTATTTCCTTGATAGACACTCTATGACACATGGCA is from Danio rerio strain Tuebingen ecotype United States chromosome 14, GRCz12tu, whole genome shotgun sequence and encodes:
- the LOC101883804 gene encoding uncharacterized protein isoform X1; the encoded protein is MMTDHGSNLCTPAKVNEQIDNVQNKEVDEEVEAQSEELDTNVRRSTRERTQTDRMLAYQREESHKAERKLMHAYEKWKAEARKARSQLKLDISESELATLIDSLEKEKDSVMNAYIKVRSNVTPPTDMRRKIDACDAVTKDIVKIAYERISGVDGGFDNETVKGHLRELLERDYARSVYGSTVSRISSKSSTPISQPSLNSILMAKRIEAAAELAAKEAEYATVIEEREQREKLRLLEEKQRKELEAQKGEFERLQAMKEVRAARARLEVYDKEETVDTVNQDEGLQQPVSPPTHKPVYLSSVNPTPNISSQSPNADVSQLAQAVQDSITLNRLPMPEPTVFSGDPIHFIEWKASFQSLIDKRHISSGDKLYYLKKYVTGPALKVLDGIFYRNDEEAYKDAWKRLLDRYGQPFIIQRAFREKLACWPKIQSKDSVGLRNFSDFLNSCKDAMPHVKGLEILNDCEENRKLVSKLPDWAAARWNRQTTQTLSETQDFPTFQEFAHFMSVEAEVACNPVTSFHALHVSEPNKEKIYFKVSKPKANVFHTKTVTQHDNSKPTGKVNKPCLFCQNGEHQIHECSKFSARSLEERRQFVKDTRLCYGCLRLGHSAKDCRSRHCCNTCKGRHPTCLHDDSCNRKVRSFSAQSPENAHEGVATMSLSVESGCTPVNTSMIVPVWLSTHKDPVSEKLVYALLDTQSDSVFIECAVCKSLKVDSCPVTLKLTTLVGKDSLMSSERISGLRVRGFNSSLIIDLPPAYTKECIPVDHAHIPTMETASHWKHLATLADKIPPLQNCEVGLLIGYNCSRALAPREVILGTENEPYAVRTDLGWSIIGPYFTHFEPQSSAAMCHRVSIKEIPAVTPTDVIKVLESDFKDTEGHTKVTSQEDIMFLRKLEENIRLNKDSHLEMPLPFRKRPYLPDNKPLAVIRLQHLKRRLMRDQEYREHYVTFMEEVIEKGNAEQVFEEGREGERWYIPHHGVYHSKKPGKLRIVFDCSARYKGTSLNDHLLTGPDLMNSLTGILLRFRQYPVALMCDVEKMFHQFHVDHADRDYLRFLWWRNGDFNSQPQTFRMTVHLFGASSSPGCANYGLKHLAREGERLYPLGSQFIMQDFYMDDGVSSIESTEKAIKLAEEARQLCALGSLRLHKFVSNDKEVLKTIPPSECAVDVTAVDLALTDQPLERALGIYWSLEQDNFKFRITVKDQPATRRGILSIVASLFDPLGFLAPFVLKGKTILQEMCRSGMGWDDNLPADLQSAWEHWKADLVNLEKIEVPRCIVPSGFGRIIRREIHHFSDASMSGYGQCSYLRLENEQGDISCSLLMAKSRVAPLKITTIPRLELAAAVVSVAVNDMLKEEMNLADAEAFFWTDSQVVLGYINNEARRFHTFVANRVQRIHRTTTPQQWRYICSDENPADYASRGLSVNNLVTSNWFRGPKVLWEKQIPAPMEISKQLPIGDPEVKKVQSLNTQTVQYSCLSDRLTKLSSWSKAIQAVARLIRRVRKDKSHNHSTLAERNDAQCIIIKDLQKQTYAEEITLLRKGKRLPRSNRLYNLDTFVDQDGLLKVGGRLCEASIPNAVKYPVILPKEHQLTKLLIADCHEKMAHQGKGMTINEIRSRGFWITGVNRTVASFVRQCVRCRKLRGPTEEQKMANLPSERIEPSPPFTYSGMDVFGPFITSKGRKSNKRYGLLFTCFCCRAIHIEMLDDMSTDAFINGLRCFIAIRGAVHHIRCDQGSNFIGARNELTKAMEEIDTNRLVTFLAEKQCDFVFNAPHSSHTGRVWERQIRTVRSVLRSTLSQSSGRLDDSSLRTFFYEAMSIVNSRPLTVDSLTDPSSPEPLTPNHLLTLKPTQALPPPGKFVREDVYARKRWRHVQYLAEQFWGRWHKEYVSNITTRQCWHTPRRNMQVGDIVLERAVDLPRNEWRLARIIEAVTDKDGLVRRVKIQFGDRNLGKDGKRPHKPSVVERPVQKLVLLMEAA
- the LOC101883804 gene encoding uncharacterized protein isoform X2, coding for MPFMFQNLTKRKFISRSLEERRQFVKDTRLCYGCLRLGHSAKDCRSRHCCNTCKGRHPTCLHDDSCNRKVRSFSAQSPENAHEGVATMSLSVESGCTPVNTSMIVPVWLSTHKDPVSEKLVYALLDTQSDSVFIECAVCKSLKVDSCPVTLKLTTLVGKDSLMSSERISGLRVRGFNSSLIIDLPPAYTKECIPVDHAHIPTMETASHWKHLATLADKIPPLQNCEVGLLIGYNCSRALAPREVILGTENEPYAVRTDLGWSIIGPYFTHFEPQSSAAMCHRVSIKEIPAVTPTDVIKVLESDFKDTEGHTKVTSQEDIMFLRKLEENIRLNKDSHLEMPLPFRKRPYLPDNKPLAVIRLQHLKRRLMRDQEYREHYVTFMEEVIEKGNAEQVFEEGREGERWYIPHHGVYHSKKPGKLRIVFDCSARYKGTSLNDHLLTGPDLMNSLTGILLRFRQYPVALMCDVEKMFHQFHVDHADRDYLRFLWWRNGDFNSQPQTFRMTVHLFGASSSPGCANYGLKHLAREGERLYPLGSQFIMQDFYMDDGVSSIESTEKAIKLAEEARQLCALGSLRLHKFVSNDKEVLKTIPPSECAVDVTAVDLALTDQPLERALGIYWSLEQDNFKFRITVKDQPATRRGILSIVASLFDPLGFLAPFVLKGKTILQEMCRSGMGWDDNLPADLQSAWEHWKADLVNLEKIEVPRCIVPSGFGRIIRREIHHFSDASMSGYGQCSYLRLENEQGDISCSLLMAKSRVAPLKITTIPRLELAAAVVSVAVNDMLKEEMNLADAEAFFWTDSQVVLGYINNEARRFHTFVANRVQRIHRTTTPQQWRYICSDENPADYASRGLSVNNLVTSNWFRGPKVLWEKQIPAPMEISKQLPIGDPEVKKVQSLNTQTVQYSCLSDRLTKLSSWSKAIQAVARLIRRVRKDKSHNHSTLAERNDAQCIIIKDLQKQTYAEEITLLRKGKRLPRSNRLYNLDTFVDQDGLLKVGGRLCEASIPNAVKYPVILPKEHQLTKLLIADCHEKMAHQGKGMTINEIRSRGFWITGVNRTVASFVRQCVRCRKLRGPTEEQKMANLPSERIEPSPPFTYSGMDVFGPFITSKGRKSNKRYGLLFTCFCCRAIHIEMLDDMSTDAFINGLRCFIAIRGAVHHIRCDQGSNFIGARNELTKAMEEIDTNRLVTFLAEKQCDFVFNAPHSSHTGRVWERQIRTVRSVLRSTLSQSSGRLDDSSLRTFFYEAMSIVNSRPLTVDSLTDPSSPEPLTPNHLLTLKPTQALPPPGKFVREDVYARKRWRHVQYLAEQFWGRWHKEYVSNITTRQCWHTPRRNMQVGDIVLERAVDLPRNEWRLARIIEAVTDKDGLVRRVKIQFGDRNLGKDGKRPHKPSVVERPVQKLVLLMEAA
- the LOC101883804 gene encoding uncharacterized protein isoform X3 — translated: MSLSVESGCTPVNTSMIVPVWLSTHKDPVSEKLVYALLDTQSDSVFIECAVCKSLKVDSCPVTLKLTTLVGKDSLMSSERISGLRVRGFNSSLIIDLPPAYTKECIPVDHAHIPTMETASHWKHLATLADKIPPLQNCEVGLLIGYNCSRALAPREVILGTENEPYAVRTDLGWSIIGPYFTHFEPQSSAAMCHRVSIKEIPAVTPTDVIKVLESDFKDTEGHTKVTSQEDIMFLRKLEENIRLNKDSHLEMPLPFRKRPYLPDNKPLAVIRLQHLKRRLMRDQEYREHYVTFMEEVIEKGNAEQVFEEGREGERWYIPHHGVYHSKKPGKLRIVFDCSARYKGTSLNDHLLTGPDLMNSLTGILLRFRQYPVALMCDVEKMFHQFHVDHADRDYLRFLWWRNGDFNSQPQTFRMTVHLFGASSSPGCANYGLKHLAREGERLYPLGSQFIMQDFYMDDGVSSIESTEKAIKLAEEARQLCALGSLRLHKFVSNDKEVLKTIPPSECAVDVTAVDLALTDQPLERALGIYWSLEQDNFKFRITVKDQPATRRGILSIVASLFDPLGFLAPFVLKGKTILQEMCRSGMGWDDNLPADLQSAWEHWKADLVNLEKIEVPRCIVPSGFGRIIRREIHHFSDASMSGYGQCSYLRLENEQGDISCSLLMAKSRVAPLKITTIPRLELAAAVVSVAVNDMLKEEMNLADAEAFFWTDSQVVLGYINNEARRFHTFVANRVQRIHRTTTPQQWRYICSDENPADYASRGLSVNNLVTSNWFRGPKVLWEKQIPAPMEISKQLPIGDPEVKKVQSLNTQTVQYSCLSDRLTKLSSWSKAIQAVARLIRRVRKDKSHNHSTLAERNDAQCIIIKDLQKQTYAEEITLLRKGKRLPRSNRLYNLDTFVDQDGLLKVGGRLCEASIPNAVKYPVILPKEHQLTKLLIADCHEKMAHQGKGMTINEIRSRGFWITGVNRTVASFVRQCVRCRKLRGPTEEQKMANLPSERIEPSPPFTYSGMDVFGPFITSKGRKSNKRYGLLFTCFCCRAIHIEMLDDMSTDAFINGLRCFIAIRGAVHHIRCDQGSNFIGARNELTKAMEEIDTNRLVTFLAEKQCDFVFNAPHSSHTGRVWERQIRTVRSVLRSTLSQSSGRLDDSSLRTFFYEAMSIVNSRPLTVDSLTDPSSPEPLTPNHLLTLKPTQALPPPGKFVREDVYARKRWRHVQYLAEQFWGRWHKEYVSNITTRQCWHTPRRNMQVGDIVLERAVDLPRNEWRLARIIEAVTDKDGLVRRVKIQFGDRNLGKDGKRPHKPSVVERPVQKLVLLMEAA